A stretch of bacterium DNA encodes these proteins:
- a CDS encoding glycosyltransferase family 39 protein: MDPLFEQTAPRPRLAVGLLLALAGAKLALHLASNAWLHYEYFCDEFYYLACAERLAWGYVDHPPLAPFLLSISRALFGDSIFALRLLPALAGGATVLLAGVLARELGGGRKAQALAALATLAAPVLLSIDSIYSMNAFRPLFWSGAFILTARIINSGEGRWWLWLGVLLGVGLLNKVSLLWFGGGLAAALLLTGQRRWLLRPGPWLCAGIALLIFLPHLLWQAAHDWPTLEFMHNATHYKMKAVSLTEFVSQQVLAMNPLLPPLWLGGLFSLLVSRRGRRYSPLGIIFLAVFGLLAWEGKSRPDYIAPAYAVLAAAGAIWFEGLAGTRRWLTGLAFTAVALSGLALAPLAMPILPVEAYLSYAGVLGIKPETSENKSLGALPQFFADMHGWQERVDCIARAYENLTESDKADCLIGCPDYGIAGAVDFLGRRQGLPPAVSGHNNYFLWGLPPRCTGNVLLALDNSPEHLEKLYRQVLLVGRCESRWGMPYRNQNLYLCRSPRLSLREVWPGIKHYD, from the coding sequence ATGGACCCTCTGTTCGAACAAACCGCACCCCGGCCGCGTCTGGCCGTCGGCCTGCTGCTGGCCCTGGCCGGGGCCAAGCTGGCCCTTCACCTTGCGTCGAACGCCTGGCTGCACTACGAGTATTTCTGCGACGAGTTCTACTACCTGGCCTGCGCCGAGCGCCTGGCCTGGGGCTATGTCGACCACCCGCCCCTGGCTCCGTTCCTTCTGTCCATCTCGCGCGCGCTGTTCGGGGACTCGATCTTCGCACTGCGTCTGCTGCCCGCGCTGGCCGGCGGGGCGACCGTGCTGCTGGCCGGAGTGCTGGCCCGCGAGCTGGGCGGCGGCCGCAAGGCCCAGGCCCTCGCCGCTCTCGCCACCTTGGCCGCTCCGGTGCTGCTCTCCATCGATAGCATCTATTCCATGAACGCTTTCCGTCCCCTGTTCTGGAGCGGGGCTTTCATTCTCACGGCGCGGATAATCAACAGCGGGGAAGGTCGTTGGTGGCTGTGGCTGGGGGTCCTGCTGGGTGTGGGGCTGCTGAACAAGGTCAGCCTGCTCTGGTTCGGGGGCGGACTGGCCGCGGCTCTTCTTCTCACCGGCCAGCGCCGCTGGCTGTTGCGCCCCGGCCCCTGGCTCTGCGCCGGCATCGCTCTGCTCATCTTTCTGCCGCACCTGCTCTGGCAGGCGGCGCACGACTGGCCAACCCTGGAGTTCATGCACAACGCCACACACTACAAGATGAAAGCAGTCAGCCTGACAGAGTTTGTCTCCCAGCAGGTGCTGGCCATGAACCCGCTGCTTCCGCCGCTGTGGCTGGGCGGGCTTTTCAGTCTGCTGGTCAGCCGTCGGGGGCGGCGGTACTCGCCACTGGGGATAATCTTCCTGGCGGTGTTCGGCCTGCTGGCCTGGGAGGGCAAATCGCGCCCGGATTACATCGCCCCGGCCTATGCGGTGCTCGCCGCCGCCGGGGCGATCTGGTTCGAGGGCCTCGCCGGAACGCGCCGCTGGTTGACCGGGCTGGCTTTCACGGCTGTGGCCCTGAGCGGGTTGGCCCTGGCCCCGCTTGCCATGCCGATTCTGCCGGTCGAGGCTTATCTGAGCTATGCCGGCGTCCTGGGGATCAAGCCGGAAACCAGCGAAAACAAGTCGCTCGGGGCCCTGCCGCAGTTCTTCGCCGACATGCACGGCTGGCAGGAGCGGGTGGACTGTATCGCCCGGGCCTACGAAAACCTGACCGAAAGCGACAAGGCCGACTGCCTGATCGGCTGCCCCGACTACGGGATCGCCGGGGCGGTGGATTTCCTGGGCCGCCGCCAGGGGCTTCCCCCCGCGGTGAGCGGCCACAACAATTATTTCCTCTGGGGCCTTCCGCCCCGGTGCACGGGCAATGTCCTCCTGGCCCTGGACAACAGCCCGGAGCACCTGGAAAAGCTCTACCGCCAGGTGCTCCTCGTGGGACGCTGCGAGAGCCGCTG